From Brassica oleracea var. oleracea cultivar TO1000 chromosome C3, BOL, whole genome shotgun sequence, a single genomic window includes:
- the LOC106328586 gene encoding pollen receptor-like kinase 4 isoform X1 — MLTWESPVRLARNTTVKKKLPFTAFLIIVLCQVTMVISQEQKVVPGSDADCLLRFKDTLTNASVISSWDPLTAPCKRNSPNWFGVLCFTGYVWGLQLEGMDLTGKLDLEPLVPIKNLRTLSLMNNNFNGAMPSVKKLVVLRSLYLSNNWFTGEIPVDAFDGMNHLKKLLLANNAFRGKIPSSLASLPMLLEVKLNGNQFQGNIPDFKPKNLKLASFENNDLEGPIPQSLRDMDPGSFAGNKALCDPPLISCSAASWSIPDPPPTFTEKDKIQTMFTVAIVLIVIGIILLLISLVVFILQNRRRKILSACPSAGQDRIEKYNYDQSLHVERAAESVNSYTSRRGGGGAVPDQGKLLFLQEDIQRFDLQDLLRASAEVLGSGSFGASYKAGIDSGQTLVVKRYKHMNNVGRDEFHEHIRRLGRLSHPNLLPLVAYYYRREEKLLIAEFMPNRSLARHLHANHSVDQPGLDWPTRLKIIQGVAKGLGYLFKELPTLTIPHGHLKSSNVVLDESFEPLLTDYALRPVMNSEQSHNLMIAYKSPEYSLKGQITKKTDVWCLGVLILELLTGRFPENYLRQGYDANMSLVTWVSNMVKEKKTGDVFDKEMTGKKNCKAEMLSLLKIGLGCCEEDEERRMEMKDAVEKIERLREGQDLDGDFAASTHNVFASRLMDDDDFGLAMNR, encoded by the exons ATGCTAACTTGGGAGAGCCCAGTTAGGCTTGCACGCAACACCACCGTGAAGAAAAAGCTACCCTTCACTGCATTCCTCATCATTGTGTTATGTCAGGTCACAATGGTCATCTCTCAGGAACAGAAGGTTGTGCCAGGTTCAGACGCAGATTGCCTTTTGAGATTCAAAGACACATTAACAAATGCTTCTGTCATTAGCAGTTGGGATCCTTTAACCGCTCCTTGCAAGCGAAACTCCCCTAATTGGTTCGGTGTTCTCTGTTTCACCGGCTATGTTTGGGGTCTACAACTCGAAGGAATGGATTTAACCGGGAAGCTAGACCTTGAACCTTTGGTTCCAATCAAGAACCTACGAACCTTAAGCCTCATGAACAACAATTTCAATGGTGCAATGCCATCCGTCAAGAAACTCGTCGTGTTGAGGTCATTGTACTTGTCTAACAACTGGTTTACAGGGGAGATCCCCGTTGATGCGTTTGATGGTATGAATCATTTAAAGAAGCTTTTGTTGGCTAACAACGCGTTTCGTGGGAAGATCCCTTCTTCTTTAGCTTCTTTGCCAATGCTTTTAGAGGTGAAACTTAATGGTAATCAGTTTCAAGGGAACATACCTGATTTTAAACCGAAGAATCTCAAGTTAGCTAGCTTCGAGAACAATGACCTCGAGGGACCTATACCCCAAAGCCTACGAGACATGGACCCTGGCTCCTTTGCAGGGAACAAGGCCTTGTGTGACCCTCCTTTAATCTCATGCTCAGCGGCTTCATGGTCTATTCCGGATCCTCCTCCTACTTTCACGGAGAAGGACAAGATCCAAACTATGTTCACGGTTGCTATCGTTTTGATTGTCATTGGGATCATACTACTGCTCATCTCGCTTGTGGTTTTTATCCTTCAAAACAGAAGACGGAAGATCTTGTCGGCTTGTCCATCTGCGGGACAAGACAGGATAGAGAAGTACAATTATGATCAATCCTTGCACGTGGAGAGAGCTGCGGAGTCTGTTAACAGCTACACTAGTAGAAGAGGAGGAGGAGGAGCAGTACCGGATCAGGGGAAACTCCTGTTTCTGCAAGAAGACATTCAGAGATTCGATCTCCAAGATCTTCTAAGAGCTTCTGCTGAAGTTCTTGGGAGTGGAAGCTTTGGTGCTTCTTATAAAGCAGGGATAGACAGCGGACAGACGCTGGTTGTGAAGAGGTATAAACATATGAACAACGTCGGGAGAGATGAGTTTCATGAGCATATAAGACGGTTAGGGAGGCTTAGCCATCCGAATCTGTTGCCTCTTGTGGCTTACTATTACCGTAGAGAAGAGAAGCTCTTGATCGCTGAGTTCATGCCTAACCGCAGCTTGGCTAGACATCTTCACG CGAATCATTCTGTGGATCAACCTGGACTGGACTGGCCAACAAGGCTAAAAATTATACAAGGAGTGGCTAAGGGCTTAGGTTACTTGTTCAAGGAGCTACCAACGCTGACCATCCCTCACGGTCATCTCAAGTCATCTAATGTCGTACTCGACGAATCATTTGAGCCTCTCTTGACAGACTACGCGCTAAGACCGGTGATGAACTCAGAGCAGTCTCATAACCTAATGATCGCTTATAAATCTCCAGAGTACAGCTTAAAGGGACAAATAACTAAGAAGACAGATGTTTGGTGCCTCGGGGTTTTGATCTTGGAGCTTTTAACGGGCCGGTTCCCCGAGAATTATCTAAGGCAAGGGTACGATGCTAACATGAGCCTTGTAACTTGGGTGAGTAACATGGTGAAGGAGAAGAAAACGGGTGACGTGTTTGACAAGGAAATGACGGGGAAGAAGAACTGCAAAGCAGAGATGCTAAGCCTGTTGAAAATTGGGTTGGGCTGTTGCGAAGAGGATGAAGAAAGGAGGATGGAGATGAAGGATGCTGTGGAGAAGATAGAGAGGTTGAGAGAAGGACAAGATTTGGATGGTGATTTCGCAGCTTCCACGCACAATGTATTTGCTTCTCGGTTGATGGACGATGATGACTTTGGTTTAGCCATGAATCGATGA
- the LOC106328586 gene encoding pollen receptor-like kinase 4 isoform X2: MVISQEQKVVPGSDADCLLRFKDTLTNASVISSWDPLTAPCKRNSPNWFGVLCFTGYVWGLQLEGMDLTGKLDLEPLVPIKNLRTLSLMNNNFNGAMPSVKKLVVLRSLYLSNNWFTGEIPVDAFDGMNHLKKLLLANNAFRGKIPSSLASLPMLLEVKLNGNQFQGNIPDFKPKNLKLASFENNDLEGPIPQSLRDMDPGSFAGNKALCDPPLISCSAASWSIPDPPPTFTEKDKIQTMFTVAIVLIVIGIILLLISLVVFILQNRRRKILSACPSAGQDRIEKYNYDQSLHVERAAESVNSYTSRRGGGGAVPDQGKLLFLQEDIQRFDLQDLLRASAEVLGSGSFGASYKAGIDSGQTLVVKRYKHMNNVGRDEFHEHIRRLGRLSHPNLLPLVAYYYRREEKLLIAEFMPNRSLARHLHANHSVDQPGLDWPTRLKIIQGVAKGLGYLFKELPTLTIPHGHLKSSNVVLDESFEPLLTDYALRPVMNSEQSHNLMIAYKSPEYSLKGQITKKTDVWCLGVLILELLTGRFPENYLRQGYDANMSLVTWVSNMVKEKKTGDVFDKEMTGKKNCKAEMLSLLKIGLGCCEEDEERRMEMKDAVEKIERLREGQDLDGDFAASTHNVFASRLMDDDDFGLAMNR, from the exons ATGGTCATCTCTCAGGAACAGAAGGTTGTGCCAGGTTCAGACGCAGATTGCCTTTTGAGATTCAAAGACACATTAACAAATGCTTCTGTCATTAGCAGTTGGGATCCTTTAACCGCTCCTTGCAAGCGAAACTCCCCTAATTGGTTCGGTGTTCTCTGTTTCACCGGCTATGTTTGGGGTCTACAACTCGAAGGAATGGATTTAACCGGGAAGCTAGACCTTGAACCTTTGGTTCCAATCAAGAACCTACGAACCTTAAGCCTCATGAACAACAATTTCAATGGTGCAATGCCATCCGTCAAGAAACTCGTCGTGTTGAGGTCATTGTACTTGTCTAACAACTGGTTTACAGGGGAGATCCCCGTTGATGCGTTTGATGGTATGAATCATTTAAAGAAGCTTTTGTTGGCTAACAACGCGTTTCGTGGGAAGATCCCTTCTTCTTTAGCTTCTTTGCCAATGCTTTTAGAGGTGAAACTTAATGGTAATCAGTTTCAAGGGAACATACCTGATTTTAAACCGAAGAATCTCAAGTTAGCTAGCTTCGAGAACAATGACCTCGAGGGACCTATACCCCAAAGCCTACGAGACATGGACCCTGGCTCCTTTGCAGGGAACAAGGCCTTGTGTGACCCTCCTTTAATCTCATGCTCAGCGGCTTCATGGTCTATTCCGGATCCTCCTCCTACTTTCACGGAGAAGGACAAGATCCAAACTATGTTCACGGTTGCTATCGTTTTGATTGTCATTGGGATCATACTACTGCTCATCTCGCTTGTGGTTTTTATCCTTCAAAACAGAAGACGGAAGATCTTGTCGGCTTGTCCATCTGCGGGACAAGACAGGATAGAGAAGTACAATTATGATCAATCCTTGCACGTGGAGAGAGCTGCGGAGTCTGTTAACAGCTACACTAGTAGAAGAGGAGGAGGAGGAGCAGTACCGGATCAGGGGAAACTCCTGTTTCTGCAAGAAGACATTCAGAGATTCGATCTCCAAGATCTTCTAAGAGCTTCTGCTGAAGTTCTTGGGAGTGGAAGCTTTGGTGCTTCTTATAAAGCAGGGATAGACAGCGGACAGACGCTGGTTGTGAAGAGGTATAAACATATGAACAACGTCGGGAGAGATGAGTTTCATGAGCATATAAGACGGTTAGGGAGGCTTAGCCATCCGAATCTGTTGCCTCTTGTGGCTTACTATTACCGTAGAGAAGAGAAGCTCTTGATCGCTGAGTTCATGCCTAACCGCAGCTTGGCTAGACATCTTCACG CGAATCATTCTGTGGATCAACCTGGACTGGACTGGCCAACAAGGCTAAAAATTATACAAGGAGTGGCTAAGGGCTTAGGTTACTTGTTCAAGGAGCTACCAACGCTGACCATCCCTCACGGTCATCTCAAGTCATCTAATGTCGTACTCGACGAATCATTTGAGCCTCTCTTGACAGACTACGCGCTAAGACCGGTGATGAACTCAGAGCAGTCTCATAACCTAATGATCGCTTATAAATCTCCAGAGTACAGCTTAAAGGGACAAATAACTAAGAAGACAGATGTTTGGTGCCTCGGGGTTTTGATCTTGGAGCTTTTAACGGGCCGGTTCCCCGAGAATTATCTAAGGCAAGGGTACGATGCTAACATGAGCCTTGTAACTTGGGTGAGTAACATGGTGAAGGAGAAGAAAACGGGTGACGTGTTTGACAAGGAAATGACGGGGAAGAAGAACTGCAAAGCAGAGATGCTAAGCCTGTTGAAAATTGGGTTGGGCTGTTGCGAAGAGGATGAAGAAAGGAGGATGGAGATGAAGGATGCTGTGGAGAAGATAGAGAGGTTGAGAGAAGGACAAGATTTGGATGGTGATTTCGCAGCTTCCACGCACAATGTATTTGCTTCTCGGTTGATGGACGATGATGACTTTGGTTTAGCCATGAATCGATGA
- the LOC106336353 gene encoding probable mitochondrial adenine nucleotide transporter BTL1, whose product MTMVVPKEGFVVKAKESISSSPSESPLRLQPQFPDLTIPVKEFFKSREAREFLSGALAGAMTKAVLAPLETIRTRMIVGVGSKTIPGSFLEIVQKQGWVGLWAGNEINMIRIVPTQAIELSTFECVKRVMTSAQEKLKKIEKEKIEVFGVSFSPSISWISPVAVAGAAAGIASTLVCHPLEVIKDRLTVSPELYPSLRVAVPRILRDDGIRGFYAGLGPTLVGMLPYSTCYYFMYDTMKTTYCKSKNKKALNRPEMLLLGALAGLTASTISFPLEVARKRLMVGALKGECPPNMAAAIAEVVKERGVMGLYRGWGASCLKVMPSSGITWVFYEAWKDILLASNTKPLL is encoded by the exons ATGACAATGGTTGTTCCAAAAGAAGGGTTCGTAGTAAAGGCGAAAGAATCTATTTCTTCATCTCCATCAGAGTCTCCTCTTCGTCTCCAGCCTCAGTTTCCTGACTTGACGATTCCTGTTAAA GAGTTCTTCAAGTCTAGGGAAGCTCGGGAGTTTCTTAGTGGGGCTTTAGCTGGAGCCATGACCAAAGCTGTTCTTGCTCCCCTTGAGACAATAAG GACAAGGATGATTGTTGGTGTTGGATCAAAGACCATTCCAGGCAGCTTTCTTGAAATAGTACAGAAGCAAGGATGGGTAGGTCTTTGGGCAGGCAACGAGATCAACATGATTCGAATCGTTCCAACGCAAGCCATCGAGTTAAGCACCTTTGAGTGTGTAAAGCGTGTGATGACCTCAGCGCAAGAGAAGCTGAAGAAGATTGAGAAGGAAAAGATTGAAGTTTTCGGTGTTAGTTTCAGCCCTTCTATATCCTGGATCTCTCCCGTTGCTGTGGCTGGTGCAGCTGCAGGTATCGCCAGTACGCTCGTTTGCCATCCACTAGAAGTCATCAAGGATAGATTGACCGTGAGCCCTGAGCTTTATCCGAGCCTACGCGTCGCAGTACCGAGGATTTTGAGAGACGATGGGATCCGCGGCTTCTACGCAGGTTTAGGACCGACATTGGTCGGGATGCTTCCTTACAGCACATGTTATTACTTCATGTACGACACAATGAAGACCACCTACTGCAAGTCCAAGAACAAGAAGGCTTTAAACCGTCCAGAGATGCTTCTTCTTGGAGCTCTAGCCG GTCTAACGGCAAGCACCATTAGCTTCCCGTTGGAAGTGGCGCGGAAGAGGTTGATGGTGGGAGCTCTCAAGGGGGAGTGTCCACCAAACATGGCTGCGGCGATAGCGGAAGTAGTGAAGGAAAGAGGAGTGATGGGACTGTACAGAGGATGGGGAGCAAGTTGTTTGAAGGTCATGCCGTCTTCAGGTATCACTTGGGTCTTCTATGAAGCTTGGAAAGATATTTTACTCGCCTCCAACACTAAACCACTTCTATAA